The following are from one region of the Vitis riparia cultivar Riparia Gloire de Montpellier isolate 1030 chromosome 9, EGFV_Vit.rip_1.0, whole genome shotgun sequence genome:
- the LOC117922529 gene encoding histidine-containing phosphotransfer protein 4, with the protein MERTQQHRQVAHMRQSLFDQGLLDEQFVQLEELQDDANPNFVEEVVTLFYRDSARLVLNIDQALDKTPLDFSKLDSYMHQFKGSASSIGAKKVKGECTLFREYCKAGNGEGCMKTFQQLKKDYAVLRKKLETYFQLARQVGPVETACRRK; encoded by the exons ATGGAAAGAACTCAACAGCATAGACAAGTTGCCCACATGAGGCAGTCCCTCTTTGATCag GGACTTCTTGATGAGCAATTCGTTCAGCTGGAGGAACTGCAGGATGATGCTAACCCTAATTTTGTAGAAGAAGTTGTTACATTGTTTTACCGGGATTCAGCTCGACTCGTCCTTAACATAGACCAGGCACT GGACAAGACCCCTCTTGATTTTTCTAAGTTGGACAGCTACATGCACCAGTTCAAAGGAAGTGCTTcaag CATTGGAGCCAAAAAGGTAAAGGGTGAATGCACACTGTTTAGAGAATATTGCAAGGCAGGAAATGGAGAAGG ATGTATGAAGACCTTCCAACAGCTGAAGAAAGATTATGCAGTTCTGAGAAAGAAGCTTGAAACCTATTTTCAG